A DNA window from Flammeovirgaceae bacterium contains the following coding sequences:
- a CDS encoding T9SS type A sorting domain-containing protein, whose amino-acid sequence AGTVSEKQNYSALDPQPYPGTSYYRLKQTDFDGNASFSPVEKVELTTVNPIQVFPNPSDGVFYITGPKLNAANIKVLNGLGQEVFPGIMEGSKLAIDLRPLAPGLYILKAWDGTSLHSVRMVKK is encoded by the coding sequence GCGGGGACCGTTTCGGAAAAGCAAAACTACAGCGCCTTGGACCCGCAGCCCTATCCCGGCACGTCCTACTACCGCCTTAAACAAACCGACTTCGATGGCAACGCCTCCTTTTCCCCCGTTGAAAAAGTGGAACTTACCACCGTAAACCCCATACAGGTATTCCCCAATCCATCCGATGGGGTCTTTTACATCACCGGCCCCAAACTGAATGCCGCCAACATTAAAGTCCTCAACGGTTTGGGCCAGGAGGTGTTTCCGGGAATTATGGAAGGCAGCAAGCTGGCCATCGACTTAAGGCCGCTTGCACCGGGCCTCTATATTTTGAAGGCCTGGGACGGGACTTCCTTACATTCCGTGCGCATGGTAAAAAAGTGA
- the sdaAB gene encoding L-serine ammonia-lyase, iron-sulfur-dependent, subunit beta, whose protein sequence is MPEKSSVFDMIGPIMIGPSSSHTAGVVRIARAAVAILGGVPEEAEITFYNSFARTYEGHGSDRAIIAGLMDFHTDDKRIKEALALAKKAGLKHHFKSIGNASTFHPNTIRLKLKKGEKNIEILGESRGGGLVNIAEVNGFKADFTASNHTLIIYADDVKGSVAFIASVIANDQCNIATMSVSRKGKHDLACLVIEMDSGIKDVTFTYLNSLSWVKEVIYVPEIA, encoded by the coding sequence ATGCCCGAAAAAAGCAGCGTTTTTGACATGATAGGGCCCATTATGATAGGGCCATCGAGTTCCCATACTGCGGGCGTGGTGAGGATAGCACGGGCGGCAGTGGCCATTTTGGGTGGCGTGCCCGAAGAGGCCGAAATTACTTTTTACAACTCCTTTGCCAGGACATACGAAGGACATGGCAGCGACCGCGCCATCATTGCCGGCCTGATGGACTTCCATACGGACGACAAACGCATCAAAGAAGCGTTGGCCCTGGCAAAAAAGGCCGGGCTCAAGCACCACTTCAAATCCATAGGCAACGCCTCCACGTTCCACCCCAACACCATCAGGCTGAAATTAAAGAAGGGCGAAAAAAACATTGAAATCCTGGGCGAAAGCAGGGGCGGTGGGCTGGTGAACATCGCGGAAGTCAACGGGTTTAAGGCGGACTTTACGGCCTCTAACCACACCCTTATCATTTATGCTGACGATGTAAAGGGCAGCGTTGCCTTTATCGCCAGCGTAATTGCCAACGACCAATGCAACATCGCCACCATGTCCGTTTCGAGAAAAGGAAAACATGACCTGGCCTGCCTGGTCATAGAAATGGATTCCGGGATAAAAGATGTAACATTTACCTACCTAAATAGTCTTAGTTGGGTAAAAGAGGTCATATATGTCCCTGAAATAGCATAA